The DNA segment ATAACGCCATAGCGGTCTTCATATTGACGGATGACGCTGGCCAGAAGCTGAGCCATACGCTTGGCGGCAAAGGGATTGAGAATGATACGATCGCTCATATCCACGGTCAGCTCGCGCTGTTCCGGGTTCCAGGTCTTGTTGATGCCGAACAGAATCGTGAATTCCTCGCGGGTGCTGGAAACGTTGCAGACATTGGCGTAGCTGGTTGTCATCC comes from the Thermodesulfobacteriota bacterium genome and includes:
- a CDS encoding DUF3467 domain-containing protein, whose product is MVKKDGETGKGAQAAEAEDVKTTIKWDVARMTTSYANVCNVSSTREEFTILFGINKTWNPEQRELTVDMSDRIILNPFAAKRMAQLLASVIRQYEDRYGVISTDSADKSPATQGNA